Proteins encoded in a region of the Bactrocera tryoni isolate S06 chromosome 4, CSIRO_BtryS06_freeze2, whole genome shotgun sequence genome:
- the LOC120774850 gene encoding uncharacterized protein LOC120774850 yields the protein MFSTSGYDRLYARSSSGLAKLLCMLCAVAGITCIAVSSAPVTNLRGLVYMCVMACACLGSALVFLNNFCEMRLCRRHLCNATRFELYVHATLAVLCFLASSAALTLALVTYSIAAFFGYVAFCLYALEAWCNYRRYRQRDMSTQT from the exons ATGTTCTCTACATCCGGCTACGATCGACTCTATGCCCGCAGCTCTTCCGGTTTAGCCAAACTGCTCTGTATG CTATGTGCCGTGGCTGGCATCACATGCATTGCTGTTAGCTCGGCGCCAGTGACGAATCTGCGCGGCCTCGTCTACATGTGTGTGATGGCGTGCGCCTGCCTCGGCAGTGCGCTGgtgtttttgaataatttttgcgaAATGCGGCTTTGTAGGCGGCACTTGTGCAATGCAACCAGGTTTGAGCTGTATGTTCATGCCACACTCGCCGTTCTGTGCTTTCTTGCCTCATCCGCCGCGCTGACGTTGGCGCTGGTGACCTACTCCATTGCAGCG TTTTTCGGCTATGTTGCATTCTGCTTGTACGCCTTGGAGGCCTGGTGCAACTATAGGCGATACCGCCAGCGTGATATGAGCACGCAGACGTAG